One segment of Setaria viridis chromosome 4, Setaria_viridis_v4.0, whole genome shotgun sequence DNA contains the following:
- the LOC117852167 gene encoding uncharacterized protein isoform X2, translating into MHPQEASGAAEKAIAPYGSWESPITAAAVSAAGRTVEGLAVAGDGRLVWVEKRPEQGGASVLVREAAEPRRQALDVTPQGFAVRTLAQEYGGGSGAFAVQGDTVVFSNYTDQRLYRQTIGDSSPLPLTPDYAGSEVRYADGVFDPHFHRYVTIMEDHRDSSSDPVTITTIAAVKISDRDVNEPTILVSGNDFYAFPRIDPSEKRMAWIEWSNPNMSWDKSQLWVGYFSEKGEVHNRICIAGGDPALVESPTEPKWSAKGELFFITDRQSGFWNIYKWDEQSNVVIQLYALDAEFSKPMWVFGASSYAFLGKDDSSLKIICCYRQNGRSYVGVLDPGSGSFSTLDIPFSSVTNIVSGDECFYIEGASANLPESIAKVTLDEKRKVTADFSLVWSSSEDVTKHKSYFSVPEFIKFPTVIPGQHAYAYFYAPYNHSFQGSSNEKPPLLVRTHGGPTEEARGVLDLNVQYWTSRGWALVDVNYGGSSGYGREYRERLLGQWGVVDVNDCCSCATFLVETGRVDGKRLCITGESAGGFTTLACLAFRQTFKAGCSLYGIADLTSLRASSHKFEACYTDNLVGNKQAYFERAPINFVDKFTCPLILFHGLEDTVVQPDQTTKIYRAIKDKGLPVALVEYEGEPHGFRKAENIKFTLEQEMMFFARLVGKFKVADDITPIKIENFD; encoded by the exons ATGCATCCCCAGGAGGCCTCAGGCGCCGCCGAGAAGGCGATCGCGCCGTACGGGTCCTGGGAGTCGCcgatcaccgccgccgccgtctccgccgccgggcGGACCGtcgaggggctcgccgtcgccggcgacggccgtcTCGTCTGGGTCGAGAAGCGCCCGGAGCAAGGAGG GGCCTCGGTTCTTGTGAGGGAGGCGGCGGAACCGCGCCGTCAAGCGCTGGACGTGACGCCGCAGGGATTCGCGGTGCGGACTCTCGCCCAGGAGTACGGCGGTGGATCTGGGGCATTCGCCGTGCAAGGGGACACCGTCGTGTTCTCTAACTACACCGACCAGCGTCTCTACAGGCAAACCATCGGAG ATAGCTCGCCACTACCGCTGACACCAGATTATGCCGGATCAGAAGTCCGCTATGCAGATGGTGTCTTTGATCCTCACTTCCATCGTTATGTAACTATAATGGAAG ATCATCGCGACAGTAGCTCAGATCCCGTCACAATCACAACCATTGCTGCTGTAAAAATAAGTGATCGAGATGTTAATG AACCAACCATACTGGTCAGTGGCAATGACTTTTATGCCTTCCCACGCATTGATCCATCTGAAAAACGTATGGCATGGATCGAATGGAGTAACCCGAACATGTCATGGGATAAATCACAACTATGGGttggatatttctctgaaaaaGG AGAAGTGCATAACCGAATTTGTATTGCTGGTGGAGACCCAGCATTGGTAGAATCTCCTACTGAACCCAAGTGGTCCGCAAAAG GGGAGCTTTTCTTCATAACAGATCGGCAGAGTGGATTTTGGAATATCTATAAATGG GATGAGCAGAGCAATGTGGTAATTCAATTGTATGCTTTGGACGCTGAATTCTCAAAACCAATGTGGGTTTTTGGTGCCAGCTCCTATGCTTTCCTGGGAAAAGATGACTCGAGTCTCAAAATCATTTGCTGTTACAG ACAAAATGGAAGATCATATGTTGGGGTGCTTGACCCTGGTTCAGGGTCCTTTTCAACACTTGACATTCCCTTCTCTTCTGTAACTAACATA GTTTCAGGAGATGAATGCTTCTATATTGAAGGTGCATCTGCTAATCTTCCAGAATCAATAGCAAAG GTAACTCTGGATGAAAAGAGGAAAGTGACTGCTGATTTCTCTCTAGTTTGGTCCTCCTCAGAGGATGTAACAAAACATAAATCCTATTTTAGCGTGCCTGAATTTATCAAGTTTCCTACTGTAATTCCTGGACAGCATGCATATGCTTATTTCTATGCTCCTTATAATCATAGTTTCCAAGGTTCATCCAATGAAAAACCTCCATTATTGGTCAGGACTCATG GTGGACCTACCGAAGAAGCACGTGGGGTTCTGGATCTTAATGTGCAGTACTGGACGAGCAGAGGATGGGCACTAGTTGATGTCAACTATGGGGGAAGCTCAG GCTATGGGAGAGAATATCGAGAGAGGCTTTTAGGGCAATGGGGTGTTGTTGATGTCAATGATTGCTGTAGTTGTGCTACATTCCTG GTGGAAACTGGAAGAGTAGATGGGAAACGGCTTTGCATAACTGGAGAATCTGCTGGTGGATTCACAACTTTAGCTTGCCTTGCTTTCAGACAGACATTCAAGGCTGGTTGTTCTTTATACGGG ATTGCTGACTTAACTTCATTGAGGGCAAGTTCGCACAAGTTCGAGGCGTGCTACACTGATAACCTTGTTG GGAACAAACAGGCTTACTTTGAGAGAGCACCAATAAACTTTGTTGACAAATTTACGTGCCCACTGATTTTGTTTCATGGATTGGAAGACACA GTTGTGCAACCAGATCAGACAACGAAAATATACAGGGCCATAAAGGACAAAGGCCTTCCCGTTGCTTTAGTTGAGTATGAAGGGGAACCACATGGTTTTCGCAAG GCTGAGAACATCAAATTCACCTTGGAGCAGGAGATGATGTTCTTCGCAAGATTAGTGGGGAAGTTCAAGGTGGCTGATGACATAACACCAATCAAGATTGAAAACTTTGATTAG
- the LOC117852167 gene encoding dipeptidyl-peptidase 5 isoform X1: MHPQEASGAAEKAIAPYGSWESPITAAAVSAAGRTVEGLAVAGDGRLVWVEKRPEQGGASVLVREAAEPRRQALDVTPQGFAVRTLAQEYGGGSGAFAVQGDTVVFSNYTDQRLYRQTIGDSSPLPLTPDYAGSEVRYADGVFDPHFHRYVTIMEDHRDSSSDPVTITTIAAVKISDRDVNEPTILVSGNDFYAFPRIDPSEKRMAWIEWSNPNMSWDKSQLWVGYFSEKGEVHNRICIAGGDPALVESPTEPKWSAKGELFFITDRQSGFWNIYKWDEQSNVVIQLYALDAEFSKPMWVFGASSYAFLGKDDSSLKIICCYRQNGRSYVGVLDPGSGSFSTLDIPFSSVTNIVSGDECFYIEGASANLPESIAKVTLDEKRKVTADFSLVWSSSEDVTKHKSYFSVPEFIKFPTVIPGQHAYAYFYAPYNHSFQGSSNEKPPLLVRTHGGPTEEARGVLDLNVQYWTSRGWALVDVNYGGSSGYGREYRERLLGQWGVVDVNDCCSCATFLVETGRVDGKRLCITGESAGGFTTLACLAFRQTFKAGCSLYGASFHCHFSPIWLQLNPTILIHVGLCCVYKQIADLTSLRASSHKFEACYTDNLVGNKQAYFERAPINFVDKFTCPLILFHGLEDTVVQPDQTTKIYRAIKDKGLPVALVEYEGEPHGFRKAENIKFTLEQEMMFFARLVGKFKVADDITPIKIENFD; encoded by the exons ATGCATCCCCAGGAGGCCTCAGGCGCCGCCGAGAAGGCGATCGCGCCGTACGGGTCCTGGGAGTCGCcgatcaccgccgccgccgtctccgccgccgggcGGACCGtcgaggggctcgccgtcgccggcgacggccgtcTCGTCTGGGTCGAGAAGCGCCCGGAGCAAGGAGG GGCCTCGGTTCTTGTGAGGGAGGCGGCGGAACCGCGCCGTCAAGCGCTGGACGTGACGCCGCAGGGATTCGCGGTGCGGACTCTCGCCCAGGAGTACGGCGGTGGATCTGGGGCATTCGCCGTGCAAGGGGACACCGTCGTGTTCTCTAACTACACCGACCAGCGTCTCTACAGGCAAACCATCGGAG ATAGCTCGCCACTACCGCTGACACCAGATTATGCCGGATCAGAAGTCCGCTATGCAGATGGTGTCTTTGATCCTCACTTCCATCGTTATGTAACTATAATGGAAG ATCATCGCGACAGTAGCTCAGATCCCGTCACAATCACAACCATTGCTGCTGTAAAAATAAGTGATCGAGATGTTAATG AACCAACCATACTGGTCAGTGGCAATGACTTTTATGCCTTCCCACGCATTGATCCATCTGAAAAACGTATGGCATGGATCGAATGGAGTAACCCGAACATGTCATGGGATAAATCACAACTATGGGttggatatttctctgaaaaaGG AGAAGTGCATAACCGAATTTGTATTGCTGGTGGAGACCCAGCATTGGTAGAATCTCCTACTGAACCCAAGTGGTCCGCAAAAG GGGAGCTTTTCTTCATAACAGATCGGCAGAGTGGATTTTGGAATATCTATAAATGG GATGAGCAGAGCAATGTGGTAATTCAATTGTATGCTTTGGACGCTGAATTCTCAAAACCAATGTGGGTTTTTGGTGCCAGCTCCTATGCTTTCCTGGGAAAAGATGACTCGAGTCTCAAAATCATTTGCTGTTACAG ACAAAATGGAAGATCATATGTTGGGGTGCTTGACCCTGGTTCAGGGTCCTTTTCAACACTTGACATTCCCTTCTCTTCTGTAACTAACATA GTTTCAGGAGATGAATGCTTCTATATTGAAGGTGCATCTGCTAATCTTCCAGAATCAATAGCAAAG GTAACTCTGGATGAAAAGAGGAAAGTGACTGCTGATTTCTCTCTAGTTTGGTCCTCCTCAGAGGATGTAACAAAACATAAATCCTATTTTAGCGTGCCTGAATTTATCAAGTTTCCTACTGTAATTCCTGGACAGCATGCATATGCTTATTTCTATGCTCCTTATAATCATAGTTTCCAAGGTTCATCCAATGAAAAACCTCCATTATTGGTCAGGACTCATG GTGGACCTACCGAAGAAGCACGTGGGGTTCTGGATCTTAATGTGCAGTACTGGACGAGCAGAGGATGGGCACTAGTTGATGTCAACTATGGGGGAAGCTCAG GCTATGGGAGAGAATATCGAGAGAGGCTTTTAGGGCAATGGGGTGTTGTTGATGTCAATGATTGCTGTAGTTGTGCTACATTCCTG GTGGAAACTGGAAGAGTAGATGGGAAACGGCTTTGCATAACTGGAGAATCTGCTGGTGGATTCACAACTTTAGCTTGCCTTGCTTTCAGACAGACATTCAAGGCTGGTTGTTCTTTATACGGGGCAAGTTTCCATTGCCATTTTTCTCCCATTTGGCTGCAGCTTAATCCAACTATACTTATTCATGTGGGGTTGTGCTGTGTTTATAAGCAGATTGCTGACTTAACTTCATTGAGGGCAAGTTCGCACAAGTTCGAGGCGTGCTACACTGATAACCTTGTTG GGAACAAACAGGCTTACTTTGAGAGAGCACCAATAAACTTTGTTGACAAATTTACGTGCCCACTGATTTTGTTTCATGGATTGGAAGACACA GTTGTGCAACCAGATCAGACAACGAAAATATACAGGGCCATAAAGGACAAAGGCCTTCCCGTTGCTTTAGTTGAGTATGAAGGGGAACCACATGGTTTTCGCAAG GCTGAGAACATCAAATTCACCTTGGAGCAGGAGATGATGTTCTTCGCAAGATTAGTGGGGAAGTTCAAGGTGGCTGATGACATAACACCAATCAAGATTGAAAACTTTGATTAG